The DNA sequence TTGGACATCCACGATGAATTCGTAAGGAATAGATATAGTAGTAGTCTTGTTAATTGTGTTTAGCAAACTAATGTTGTGATTGTTTACTCTTTATACTGTATTAGGACTGTTGAATTCTATACTAGACACAAGCAAAATAGAGGCAGGAAAAATGCAACTTGAAGAAGAGGAGTTTGATCTGTTTCATCTCTTGGAAGATGTAGTTGACTTTTACCATCCTGTGGCTGCGAAGAAAGGTGTAGATCTGGTGTTGGACCCTTGTAACGGTTCTGTAGTGGGATATTCACGCGTGAAAGGTGATAGGGGCAAACTGAAACAAGTTCTGTGTAATTTATTGAGCAATGCTGTCAAATTTACTGATGAGGGACACATAGCGGTACGCGCATGGACTCGGAAGCCAAAACTACTGCAGAACTCAACAGTCACTTTTAACCAATTTGGTTTCAAGCAATATTTATCATGCTTATTTGGTAACAAAACTGAAGCACGTAGTGACGTGGAATCCACGCGTTCAATCCAAGAAGATCCTCATTCTATGGATTTTATATTTGAAGTGGATGACACAGGAAAAGGAATTCCTAAAGAGAATTACAAGTCTGTTTTCGAGAATTACGTCCAAATAAAAGATACTGCTCTTGGCCAAGGGGGAACTGGCTTGGGACTTGGGATTGTGCAGTCGCTGGTAAGTACTAtcggttttattttatttttttatcgacAAATGTTAATTGTTAGTATCATTGTGCCACATAGTGATTGTTTTAAAGGTTATATCAAAGATTAGGTGTGTGATTGATTGGTTTTATGAAAGTTTTACATTGAAAATGCCTGCTTGTTAAACTCTTCTCtccactaaaaaaaattgtttatgatTTTCTTTAGGTGCGTTTGATGCATGGAGATATTGAGATTGTGGAGAAGGATACTGGTGAAAGAGGGACATGCTTCAAGTTCAATGTGCTTCTCACTGTATGTGAGAATGAGGCAGTGTCAGATGGTAGCAGAAGGGAGGGTATTGGTTGTGGATCAGGAGATAGAATAATACAAGTTCAGGAGCAAACTATGAACGCTTCATGTTCTGGTTCTTCTAGAATTTGTTCCATGAGTCCTAAGTTACGAATCTGCAGCTCTAGTCCTAAGCCCGAGGCTTCCCTTGTGGTTCTTTTGATTGTTGACGAAGAGCGCCAAAGGACTTCACAAATGTTCATGGAGAGATTAGGGATAAAAGTGAAAGTTGTGAACACAGGGAAAGGTCTGTTTTATACTCTCAGGAAGATCAAGCTTAAGGCTAAGCATTCTAGTGCCCAAAATTCTCCAGGGTCTTCAGATTTGAGTTATTGGTCTACATCTCATAGTTCTCTCGACATAGCCACAAGAGTTTCTTTGAGTTCTATGGATGGAACTGAGCACATGCCTTTAGTTTTCAAGAAAACTGATGTGGGAGCTTCTCCTGGCTTCATTCTTGTTGTGATTGATGCAAATGCAGGACCATTTTCTGAGCTTTACACGATTGTGTCCAACTTCAAGAAAGACCTTCGCAACCCTTGTAAGGTTGTGTGGCTGGATAAGCCCTTTATGCGTAGAATCAACTTCAAGGCGCTTAATCAAGATGACATCGTGACATCGAAACCATTTCATGGTACTCGTTTGTTCCAAACCATAAAGCTCCTTCCTGAATTTGGTGGTTCATGGCAGAGCAATTCTAGTAGAGCAAAGAGGGAAATGAGTAATGAGAGAGCTACATTGAAGACTTACAAGGATCCAGGTTTGTCAAAATACACGTCTCCTCTGCTGGACACATCACAAGTGTGTTCTTCAACTGATGAAAGTACATTCCAAACTGGTGAACAAATTTTGAAGGGAAAAAGACCGTCCAAGGCAAAAATAACTCTTGTTCATCAAGGAGAAACACAAGAGATTGGAAACTCATCAGGGTCTCACAAACCCTTGAGGGGTAAGAAGTTTTTGGTTGCTGATGACAGTGCAATTTTGCGCAATATAGCTTCTGCTACTCTGATTTCTCTTGGTGCAACCGTGGAGCAATGTGAGAATGGTGAACAAGCTGTGAGGCTAGTTGATGAGGGTCTACCTCGGGAGTTTCCTAATCCTCCTTATGATTACATCTTAATGGATTGTCAGGTAATCACCATGCACTATGGTTTCTTCTATCtatgatttgattttgttggaACAGCTTGAAATAATGATCATTATTTTATGACTGATAACTTTTAATGAGCATAATTGATTCAACAGATGCCAATAATGGACGGGCTTGAGGCAACAAAGTGGATACGAAAGATAGAGAAAGGTTATGGTGTTCGCATTCCTATCATTGCATTGACTGCTGGAACAGAAAGAATAACGATAGAGAGTGGAATGGACTATCACATGGATAAACCTATTAACAGAGAGGATTTACTTAAAGCCATCACATATATAAATGGTAAAATGTGACACAATGTACGTGTATATGGTTCTTTTGATTATATTTAtggtatgtatatatattgaaGAATAAGAAACTGAAATTTAACTGATGTAACCGAAGGAGTTGAAATTTAACTATCCAGTTTGTGCAGTTTGCGATGAAGTTAATATGTTCCACAATGTGTCTACATTAACAATAGACTAAAAGTTTGGATATTGCActctaaaaattaaagttaatactgctaaaaatcttattttactaTTCGAACAACATCAATTCAAACATTAAAACAGGTTTAATGCTtttatgaagaagaaaaaaataaaaaaatactttttaaaggtgtgttttgtgataattcatGTAGTAGTGCGACACTACATGACTATTACTCTCCATATGGGGCAACCTGGATAAGCATGATATGGTGGCTTTCTTAGAAAAAgaaagggttaattatgtttttcgtcctTCAAATTGtgcgattttgtttttaatcctCAACTAACGTTTGTTCTAATTTGGTCCCTCATGTTTTGAAACGATTGGAAATGGTCCTCGTTTTTGGACGTTAGTTTTGTTTGACACCGGGCAAATGGATTGCCACATTTGAATCTCGTTTTAAGCTGTGTAATACGTTTTAAGCACGTCTTAATTAATGGAGCATAGTGTTCTGAATGCATATTCATGCACTGTTATGCCTAAACCACAGAAAATGCTAGACAGGGAAATAGAAAAAAGTGAGAATTGGCTTCCCGGGAATTCTAAGTTTGAAGTGACGCAGGGGTTCACTATGGAAAAGTTTGttgttgataaaagaaaaatagccAAAAGCGGTAAAGGCTTGAaacagagagaaaaagagagaatgatTTTTCTTATTGGTGATTTTGACAAAAGCAATGACAGTGAATATATACAGCATAGAGGTGGTACACCTCATTTGTTTTAAGAATCATCTCCTATGTACTACAAAATACAGCTGTAGAAACAGACAAAAGAAACCGTTATGCATAGGGCTAAATATTTCTATATGGGCTGCAGGGGCTGCAAGCTTGATTGTGCTGTTGTGGGCTTTTGATttgattctttttcttttagttgaTTTAAGTAACCATAGTTGTAGTTGTTATTTTTGGGATTTAGTAGGTATACCTTGTAGGCATGTTGTGGCAGCCATTAACTACAAGGTAGAAAACCCAGAGGCTTATGTTCATGCGTATTACAAAAGAGATGCCTATCAAGCTTGCTATGGCCCTCAAATTACCCCAATCAATGGACAAGCCAAAAAGTAATCAACCTGAACTACTGCCACCCATTTACAAAACTCCACCTGAGAGACCCAAAAATCTAAGAAGAAGGGAAATTGATGAACATGTCAACCATTCCAAACTTTCAAAAAAGAATACCATCAAGTTTAGTAGGTGTAAACAATTAGGATATAGGTAAACGCACATCTATGATATTTGCAATTTCTTTCCTTCCTAAGTACAGACTTCTGAATCTTTAATTCATACCCAAGGACACAGGGGCGAAACATAGTTGAGGCAGGGAGGGGCCACGCCCCTCCaaactttttcattctttcaatttttaaattatatatgcttaaaatttgttaattatttatttttaaattttttaaatgcatatctttttaaattagataatagtatattgaaaagttaataaaaataaaattaggtattttttatttctattatagagtataacatttaatgttaataaattataaaatataaaatcaaatataataaagaaaataaattattaagataatttttattttttattctaattgtctttttagtttttcacatgttgtatttatctctcatttttacctaatttcattttgttatgttgtgaagaaacaaaaaaaagttaagaaaaaatttattatctatGTCCTCATTTTTTGTATCTTCTCCTTCCattcttaaaaaagaaaaaaaaaaagtaattttctccGGTCTCACTTGGTACTGAAATACGTTTAATATTTACCACtatctttttatctcatgacccttttgtatatatatttttttttatagacaatttttaattgtgacttgtttatcataattttttagtaattatgtctctcaattattggttatattatgataaattatttttagtcttaaacttgttttttaaataagtatattaatgaaaaacaaaaaaataaattcattttttaaaattgataaaaaatgagTGAAGATTAAAACATGACAATATGGTTACTCATCGCATACATACGATGGACAATCCATTAAATAGTATAGTTtgttttatagttataattatactaAAGTATTATTCATTGTTATTGAATGAGtgataataatgttaaatatataaattttaagtatattattttggctcccccatcaattttgatcaagatccgccactgcaGACGCATACAATTGGTAGTGCAGCTAGCAACACTGCAGGAATATAAACCAAAGCTCCACCAGTAGAACCAGATCCACACCTCGGGTTGCAGCAAACACGAACCAAGGAGAAAAAGCACCAACCATAAGGACAAGAAGAATGGCAGCACAGGTTTTAGGGTCTCAAGCAAGTACTGGAACTTCCGCATAACCCACGTGAATTTGAAGGAATCAAGCTTTTTTGTTGCCTTTTTTGTATGGTGGACCACTTTTTTGGAATATAGGGCATAGTGATAGTGGACCACTTTTTTAGATTATCGGGCATAGTGATAGTGGATAACTTTTTTGATTGAAGAACAAGAATTGGATTATTGTATTGAAAATTATGGACCACTTGTCTACTACACTTTATTGACAGTTGATATTGGATaactttttattgtttatgaatGAAAACAATTCAGACCACTTTGTTATGTCAGTAAATTATGTTGTAATTAATTCATATGTAGTCATTTCCATGAGTTCTGTTTCTTCATGCTCAATCTGGTAATAAGTTAAATTTGCACACTCTGAGATTCATGGAAAATAATAAGTGGATATGTTGCAGTAATGAAAAACTAATCCAGAAAACAGTAATGAAAAACTAATCATTGTTACAAGTTAACTCAAACATTAATACCAAATGTTTCAAATTCCATTATCATTCGTTAATACCACTATAGAAATACAAAACACTTTCCCACTAAAGTAATCTCAAACATTACAATTAACTTTGAACAACCATTACAATTGTTGAGGCCCACGATATAACAAACAAATGTTACAAGTGTTGCAATTTCATCTTTcaacttctcatttttcttttgatcaAATCTAGTATAATTTTCTCCATTTTCAAacaaacttcatcttcttcacctCTTTTCCTACCTTCAACTCTTTTTCCACCACTGACTTCACTTTCAGATTCTTTCCCTTAAAAATCGGATTCCTTGTCATCAATCCATTCAAAGTAATTACAATGTGAATTGGTCTGCAAAAAAGAATATGAAACAATTACCACACATACAAAAGCAACATCCAATAAAAGTCACAGAATTTTCAACTTACAGCCCAATTTtgactagggatggcaattagggcctggcCTGCAGGCCCGCAGAAAAAACGCAGGGCGGGCCAGGATAGTGAGCCCGCAGGCCCGCACGGACTCGGCCCGCATAGGCCCGCGGCCCACACTGGCTAGCCCGCGGCCcatgcgggccggcccgcagcccacataaaattgaaaaaaaaaaaaacttgtacttatgtatattaattacttcttttatggactcttgcattaacatttcaaattcttgtataactggaaaagacaagtattatgtaatttttaatgtgctaaaatttaaagaatacattgtgtatgtcatagtatgaatatgatgaaaatgttgaattatcaatttatcatctaatttcccaaagtctttacttaattttgtgaacttcttaaagttttccaatttttaaacattgaaagttttatcataaaaaaaataaataaattaaaaaatttaaaaaaaaaagcgggTCGGCCCGCGAGCCAACGTATATGCGGAGCGGGCCAGAGTATGCGGCCCGCATAAAATGTGTGGGGCGGGGCAGGCCGGCCCGCGGtgtgcgggccttatgcggggcggaccggcccgcattgccacccctaatttCGACATCTCCAAAATAATCTGTCTTTGTTTTTCACAGTAGATGCCTTTAGGAGCAACAATCTTTCCCCACAGCCACAGACTTTGAATGACATTTCTGAAGATGACACACATCTTTGCGATATTTTGGAACCAGTATTCCTCTAGTACATGGAAAGCCTTTGCTATCACTCTTCATCAGTGAAGAATGCAGTAAAAACGTCAATGTTGTTGCCAAACTTTGCCTGCACCAACACGTTATGCACCACTTTCTCACCACCACGAAGCCCCAAttctgaaatttaaattttagggtTTCAAACTTCTCCCAACCCCTCTTTTATTTCATTCTCTTCATCTTTAATTAACACGTgcacaaaacataaaatttattacacaGCTTAAAACGGGATCCAGACGTGGCAGTCTGTTTACCAAGTGTCAAACACAACTAATGGCATCCAAAAACAAGGATCATTTCCAATCGTTTCAAAACATGAGAGACCAAATTGGAGCAAACGTTA is a window from the Vigna unguiculata cultivar IT97K-499-35 chromosome 7, ASM411807v1, whole genome shotgun sequence genome containing:
- the LOC114191313 gene encoding histidine kinase CKI1 translates to MEKHVKLLNSKNSVWQLQSEIEELGEVLRPMKSSSTNMARFFSSNLDDTTNVSFSDIKNKVAPFLFAAFETVPYLAQISYIGVEGLFFSYYTHNHQLLAMYSNSSSISVASNKIFIQPVNPETGELHGEPTIMLSNPFINATWIGEALNVSTGFYSFGPNWANSESLFLTSARIMRRGLISLGFSATPITHSVTRIDQQHGTTSYLATKDGKVVVPGIQLTHFLISNDTVSFQSLNANGDPTVNRGTVSCKDEAAASSFNIRDIAYAIHCYTIDIMGIESVYVLGVPEEGYASIDRNYKEKGLMVFVATMVTIFIAFFSFLFVNCRAFRREMHLCASLIKQCEATQQAEKKNMNKSTAFASASHDVRASLAGITGLIEISAELVAPGSELETNLKQMNGCTQDLLGLLNSILDTSKIEAGKMQLEEEEFDLFHLLEDVVDFYHPVAAKKGVDLVLDPCNGSVVGYSRVKGDRGKLKQVLCNLLSNAVKFTDEGHIAVRAWTRKPKLLQNSTVTFNQFGFKQYLSCLFGNKTEARSDVESTRSIQEDPHSMDFIFEVDDTGKGIPKENYKSVFENYVQIKDTALGQGGTGLGLGIVQSLVRLMHGDIEIVEKDTGERGTCFKFNVLLTVCENEAVSDGSRREGIGCGSGDRIIQVQEQTMNASCSGSSRICSMSPKLRICSSSPKPEASLVVLLIVDEERQRTSQMFMERLGIKVKVVNTGKGLFYTLRKIKLKAKHSSAQNSPGSSDLSYWSTSHSSLDIATRVSLSSMDGTEHMPLVFKKTDVGASPGFILVVIDANAGPFSELYTIVSNFKKDLRNPCKVVWLDKPFMRRINFKALNQDDIVTSKPFHGTRLFQTIKLLPEFGGSWQSNSSRAKREMSNERATLKTYKDPGLSKYTSPLLDTSQVCSSTDESTFQTGEQILKGKRPSKAKITLVHQGETQEIGNSSGSHKPLRGKKFLVADDSAILRNIASATLISLGATVEQCENGEQAVRLVDEGLPREFPNPPYDYILMDCQMPIMDGLEATKWIRKIEKGYGVRIPIIALTAGTERITIESGMDYHMDKPINREDLLKAITYINGKM